The proteins below are encoded in one region of Helianthus annuus cultivar XRQ/B chromosome 2, HanXRQr2.0-SUNRISE, whole genome shotgun sequence:
- the LOC110893035 gene encoding uncharacterized protein LOC110893035 → MWYEERNKNAKSSDGTTFSSCCQDGKVLLARLLDPPEPLRSLLDYNDPSTLRFREHIRVYNSMFCFTSFGGKIDHAINSGRSLYTFRISGQNYHRIGSLLPVEGEQPRYAQLYFYDTQNEVKNRITALFGQTHCHDTCDEAIVASLIRMLDTHSPLANAFRMARDWCTQNERNNCQLRLLGQIINNPQYNRPNVSEVAVLITNDFGDNTEPRDVIVSTKHGALQRISELHQLYMALQYLLLFPYGETGFHERIHYHDNTGHRATKRQCVTMREYYCYRIHYRNTEGTTLLRGGRLFQQYLVDSYAAIEEQRLRWMRNNQNELRVELYHNVCDAVTRGDTNAEAIGQRIVLPATFTGSPRYMIQNYQDAMALCRTFGNPDLFVTFTANPKWPEIEDMVSLIPGQKSHDRADVVSRVFKLKLTSLIEDIMKKQIFGSCQAAVYTIEFQKRGLPHAHLLLWLEHSTESRTPAGIDDLISAEIPSEIDDPSGYKAVTDYMLHGPYGNDARSAPCTTDGKCMKHFPKPFYRETTIDEDGYPVYRRRDTKIFFKKGKTKLDNRFVVPYNRYLLLKYKSHINVEWCNQSRAIKYLFKYLNKGPDRATMVVQENIGNNGEKRTQQIVKVDEIKNYLDCRYLSPCEAVWRMLAFPIHYSFPSVMKLTFHTPDQHLLTLRDSDNLPALLNRDGIRDTMFTQWFALNNRDEAARELTYAEIPTRYVWQEDNKVWKTRLERTAIGRIVYCNPAVGPKYYLRMLLGIVRGPRSFEEIKTVDGVVYATFKEACYAYGLLNDDKEWNDALSEAKLWASGSQLRELFVTMLLFCEVNRPAQLWAENWEILSDDILYMKRRLFMFPGLHLSDDQLKNYCLIELNELLEKNGKSLSDFTDMPQPDTSLLDKMDNRLIREELSYNKKKITDEHDRLYASLNTKQTAIYDTVIESVTTRKGGFYFVYGPGGTGKTFLYKAILSRLRSMGMIALAVASSGIASLLLPGGRTAHSRFAIPLELLQNSTCAIKQNTQLAHLLQEVRLIIWDEAPMMQKYAFEALDKTLRDILGFPAYANRERVFGGMPVLLGGDFRQILPVIPKGKREDVVQACINKSYLWKSCKLFRPHRSMRVNEYSSAGVLDMDRQLFNKWLLEIGDGIVPSKTKEGEDEPTWIEIPTRFIVDGCGLPVESIVNAVFLSFTERQVDDDYLCERAILTPRNIDADEINDYMFAQLRRTAKTYKSSDEICHASTDVLEQEQLYPSEFLNSLTFPGMPPHALHLKEGLPIMLLRNVNPSQGLCNGTRLIITDLGKFVIKARILTGSNRGDTALIPRITLSSTKSKWPFIMKRRQFPVKPCYAMTINKSQGQSLKVVGLYLPRPVFSHGQLYVALSRVTTPEGLKIVIVGDGNGSMKNHTRNIVYKETFNNLATSDETQ, encoded by the exons ATGTGGTATGAAGAGAGGAATAAAAATGCGAAGTCGTCTGATGGGACGACTTTCTCTTCGTGCTGCCAGGATGGCAAGGTTTTGCTTGCTCGCCTTCTTGATCCGCCTGAACCATTAAGATCATTACTTGATTATAACGACCCGTCGACACTTAGATTCAGAGAACATATTAGAGTTTACAATAGCATGTTCTGCTTCACATCATTTGGGGGAAAGATTGATCATGCTATAAACAGTGGTCGAAGCCTATACACCTTCCGAATAAGTGGGCAGAACTACCATCGAATAGGCTCCCTGTTGCCAGTTGAAGGTGAGCAACCAAGATATGCTCAGTTGTATTTCTACGACACGCAAAACGAAGTTAAAAACCGTATAACTGCTTTGTTTGGGCAGACCCATTGTCACGACACATGTGATGAAGCAATTGTTGCGTCCCTCATCAGAATGTTAGACACCCACAGTCCTTTGGCTAACGCCTTCCGCATGGCACGTGACTGGTGCACTCAAAATGAAAGAAACAATTGTCAACTACGCTTACTTGGCCAAATAATAAACAATCCACAATACAACCGCCCTAATGTGTCTGAAGTTGCTGTTCTTATCACAAACGACTTTGGGGACAACACTGAACCACGTGATGTTATCGTTAGCACAAAGCACGGCGCGCTTCAACGCATATCAGAATTACATCAGCTTTACATGGCTTTGCAATATCTGTTGTTGTTTCCGTACGGAGAGACCGGGTTCCACGAACGAATACACTACCATGACAACACCGGACATCGGGCGACTAAACGACAATGTGTCACAATGCGGGAATACTACTGCTACAGAATCCATTATCGCAATACCGAAGGCACCACCCTGTTAAGAGGCGGTCGTTTATTCCAACAGTATTTAGTTGACTCATACGCAGCTATCGAAGAACAAAGATTGCGCTGGATGAGGAATAACCAAAATGAACTGCGGGTTGAACTCTATCATAATGTTTGTGACGCTGTGACGCGTGGGGATACAAATGCCGAGGCTATCGGGCAACGTATAGTTTTACCGGCAACCTTTACGGGCAGTCCAAGATATATGATCCAAAATTACCAAGACGCCATGGCTCTGTGCCGCACTTTTGGGAACCCCGACCTGTTTGTAACGTTTACAGCTAACCCAAAATGGCCTGAAATCGAAGACATGGTGTCTCTCATACCCGGCCAAAAGTCTCATGACCGTGCAGATGTTGTATCACGAGTTTTTAAGCTAAAGCTGACCTCCTTGATTGAAGATATTATGAAGAAACAAATCTTTGGTAGCTGCCAAGCAG CTGTTTATACAATTGAGTTTCAAAAACGAGGCCTACCGCACGCACACCTTTTGTTGTGGCTTGAACATTCTACCGAGTCTCGCACACCGGCTGGCATAGATGATTTGATTTCTGCAGAGATCCCATCGGAAATTGACGATCCATCCGGCTATAAGGCCGTAACAGATTACATGTTGCACGGCCCATATGGAAACGATGCGCGCAGTGCTCCGTGTACAACAGATGGAAAATGCATGAAACACTTTCCGAAACCATTTTACCGAGAAACAACAATTGACGAAGACGGTTACCCGGTTTATCGCCGACGAGATACCAAGATCTTCTTTAAGAAGGGTAAAACGAAGCTTGACAACCGCTTTGTCGTCCCATACAACCGCTACCTCCTCTTAAAGTACAAATCTCACATCAATGTTGAATGGTGCAACCAATCCCGAGCAATAAAATACCTGTTTAAATACTTAAACAAGGGGCCAGACAGGGCTACAATGGTTGTTCAGGAAAACATTGGCAATAACGGTGAAAAGCGTACACAACAGATTGTTAAGGTTGATGAGATTAAAAACTATCTGGATTGCCGGTACTTATCACCATGTGAAGCTGTGTGGAGAATGCTTGCATTCCCTATACATTACTCATTCCCATCCGTCATGAAACTAACGTTCCATACACCTGACCAACATCTGCTCACGTTACGTGATTCAGACAACTTACCGGCCCTGTTAAACCGGGACGGGATACGAGACACGATGTTCACCCAATGGTTTGCGCTAAACAACAGAGATGAAGCGGCAAGAGAGTTAACGTACGCCGAGATACCAACAAGGTATGTGTGGCAAGAGGATAACAAGGTATGGAAAACGCGGTTGGAACGGACAGCCATTGGGCGGATTGTGTATTGCAATCCAGCAGTTGGGCCAAAGTATTATCTAAGAATGTTGTTGGGAATTGTGAGAGGGCCTCGAAGTTTTGAAGAAATAAAAACGGTCGACGGAGTCGTATATGCAACGTTCAAAGAAGCCTGCTATGCGTATGGCTTGCTTAATGATGACAAGGAGTGGAATGACGCCCTGTCAGAGGCTAAATTATGGGCGTCCGGTTCCCAACTACGGGAATTGTTTGTTACCATGTTGTTGTTTTGCGAAGTGAATCGCCCGGCGCAACTCTGGGCAGAAAATTGGGAGATACTATCTGATGATATTTTGTACATGAAACGTAGGCTCTTCATGTTCCCAGGGTTACATTTATCTGACGACCAGCTTAAGAACTACTGCCTGATCGAACTAAATGAACTATTGGAGAAAAATGGAAAATCGTTATCGGATTTCACAGATATGCCCCAGCCGGATACGTCGCTCCTCGATAAGATGGATAATCGTCTAATTAGGGAAGAGTTGAGTTACAATAAAAAAAAGATAACAGACGAACACGATCGATTATATGCATCACTGAACACGAAACAAACGGCCATATACGACACAGTCATTGAATCTGTTACCACCCGAAAAGGCGGGTTCTATTTCGTGTATGGTCCGGGTGGGACAGGCAAGACGTTCCTGTACAAAGCCATTCTATCACGCTTAAGATCTATGGGCATGATTGCCCTTGCGGTTGCATCTTCAG GTATCGCGTCCCTTCTATTACCCGGTGGTCGGACAGCTCATAGCCGCTTCGCTATCCCTTTAGAATTACTTCAAAATAGCACGTGTGCCATCAAACAAAATACCCAGTTGGCACACCTGTTACAAGAGGTGAGGTTAATCATCTGGGACGAAGCACCAATGATGCAAAAATATGCTTTTGAAGCGCTTGATAAAACACTTAGAGATATCTTGGGGTTTCCTGCCTACGCAAACAGGGAACGCGTGTTTGGTGGCATGCCTGTTTTACTTGGTGGTGATTTCAGACAAATCCTGCCCGTCATCCCAAAAGGAAAAAGAGAAGATGTTGTTCAGGCATGCATAAATAAATCGTATCTGTGGAAAAGTTGTAAACTCTTCAGACCCCACCGTAGTATGCGTGTCAACGAATACAGCTCAGCAGGTGTGCTAGACATGGATAGGCAACTTTTCAACAAATGGTTGTTAGAAATCGGCGATGGAATTGTTCCTTCAAAGACCAAAGAAGGTGAGGATGAGCCAACCTGGATCGAGATACCCACCAGATTCATCGTAGATGGTTGTGGCCTTCCTGTGGAATCGATTGTTAACGCTGTCTTCCTGTCGTTTACAGAAAGGCAGGTTGATGACGATTATTTATGTGAAAGAGCAATACTAACCCCGCGCAATATAGATGCGGACGAAATCAATGATTACATGTTTGCACAACTGAGACGAACCGCAAAGACCTACAAGAGTTCTGATGAGATATGTCACGCGTCCACGGATGTATTAGAACAGGAACAACTCTATCCGTCTGAATTTCTAAACTCTTTGACATTCCCAG GTATGCCGCCACACGCTTTGCATTTAAAAGAAGGCCTCCCTATCATGCTTTTAAGAAATGTGAACCCCTCGCAAGGATTATGTAATGGCACCCGCCTTATTATAACAGACCTTGGGAAATTTGTTATCAAGGCTAGAATACTTACTGGGTCTAATCGTGGAGATACTGCATTAATACCGAGAATAACCCTTTCATCGACGAAATCAAAATGGCCATTTATTATGAAAAGACGCCAGTTCCCAGTAAAACCATGCTATGCGATGACCATTAATAAAAGTCAAGGCCAATCATTAAAAGTCGTTGGTCTGTATTTGCCCCGGCCTGTGTTTAGCCATGGTCAGCTATATGTCGCGCTTTCAAGGGTTACGACACCTGAAGGTTTAAAGATTGTCATCGTCGGGGATGGCAACGGTAGCATGAAAAACCATACCAGAAACATCGTTTATAAAGAGACGTTTAACAATTTGGCGACATCAGATGAGACACAATAA
- the LOC110893027 gene encoding uncharacterized protein LOC110893027, with amino-acid sequence MEKTTTVANCTESLATVEEILNHGRENKKHTNAEFNCCVVIKGVRNSEEWFRLMCGGGKCMKGISHDHGELWCEGCENPVMFPRARFHLQLDVVDSTANVVIVCFDDTAQLLTNTTAQSILNVELGLSHIYTVSSAINQDSFTPVMIRTCNGNISTLPNCLHSLIGTTRTIQVDTSTYYHHGAFESFNCKRVLPDETNYQSVGSTTPAPMTRKGKGVMTIPTPVKLKETVSKCM; translated from the exons ATGGAGAAAACTACTACTGTTGCTAACTGTACAGAAAGTCTGGCAACTGTTGAAGAAATATTAAACCATGGTCGAGAAAATAAGAAACACACG AATGCTGAGTTCAATTGCTGTGTTGTGATTAAAGGCGTACGTAATAGCGAAGAGTGGTTCAGACTTATGTGTGGAGGAGGGAAATGCATGAAAGGTATATCGCATGATCACGGGGAGTTGTGGTGTGAAGGCTGTGAAAACCCAGTTATGTTTCCCCGAGCAAG ATTCCATCTTCAACTTGATGTGGTCGATTCCACGGCTAATGTGGTCATCGTGTGCTTCGATGATACTGCACAGCTTCTAACAAACACCACTGCCCAGTCTATACTGAATGTGGAATTGGGTCTCTCGCACATCTACACCGTTTCTTCCGCAATCAACCAGGACAGCTTCACACCAGTCATGATACGGACCTGTAACGGTAACATCTCAACGCTCCCAAACTGCTTACATTCACTTATAGGCACCACCCGAACCATCCAAGTTGATACATCCACATACTACCATCATGGGGCCTTTGAGAGTTTCAACTGCAAACGTGTGCTCCCAGACGAAACCAACTATCAATCCGTTGGATCTACCACTCCTGCTCCCATGACTAGGAAGGGTAAAGGGGTGATGACAATTCCAACACCGGTTAAGCTCAAAGAAACAGTCAGCAAGTGCATGTAA
- the LOC110918015 gene encoding replication factor A protein 1-like has translation MQPFYLLPSARDRIGVGNELVLADLREGSTGPITVMVCRKWDVTSVNGRFMSTDYVVSDIKGGVMHCTARNNIAHYFFDKLKEGGVYLLKGFVVQRTDQYRILKDNPFVIGLNGSTVVKKVDDAGSSFTRYPFLLTPFEELEPTEGKYFVDVIGYVTEVGSQSVKSSGARAVEFNLTNERNRRVRVTLWGDLGDVMLKKKDENPAVYCLILTSMSAEFYLGVLGLSSSSSTILIDSSEVPALQTFKSSVSCVPIGDASDPVTEEVVSVGTLQELVDRVRADKSKKKAILFRNVVEITSIRTKNSWYLFACSGSQCRRGLTREGGYFVCKACKSKVDYPRTRFRIQADVTDGTMSTVVTLFDEVAEQLVKRTAKSLVEEQLNDTSLDAPILPSALESLIGTKHTFEIKSHTYYRYGEYESFNCAKIVGPGLDDTDGNVKCVTSDLGTIPSDSPKRGSSLPPPASDTRNWTQT, from the exons ATGCAGCCCTTTTATCTGCTGCCTTCGGCGAGGGATA GAATTGGTGTTGGCAACGAATTGGTCCTTGCTGACCTCCGTGAAGGGAGTACCGGCCCCATCACGGTGATGGTTTGTAGAAAGTGGGACGTCACAAGTGTCAATGGCCGCTTCATGAGCACTGATTATGTCGTCAGTGATATAAAG GGAGGTGTCATGCATTGTACCGCCCGGAATAACATTGCACATTACTTCTTTGACAAGCTAAAAGAGGGTGGGGTATATTTACTCAAGGGTTTTGTAGTCCAACGCACCGATCAATACCGGATTCTGAAAGACAACCCCTTTGTTATCGGGTTAAATGGCTCCACGGTAGTTAAAAAGGTTGACGATGCCGGTAGTTCATTTACGCGCTACCCGTTCTTACTTACGCCGTTTGAGGAACTCGAACCAACAGAGGGCAAGTACTTTGTAG ATGTTATCGGATATGTTACTGAGGTGGGGTCGCAGTCTGTAAAATCATCGGGTGCTCGCGCGGTTGAGTTCAATCTAACCAACGAACG CAATCGCCGAGTTAGAGTGACACTGTGGGGTGATCTCGGTGATGTTATGCTTAAGAAGAAGGACGAAAACCCGGCTGTCTACTGCCTAATCCTGACTTCCATGAGCGCAGAGTTTTACCTGG GTGTCCTTGGTTTGTCCAGTTCATCGTCAACTATTCTCATTGATTCCTCCGAGGTTCCCGCACTGCAGACTTTTAAGTCGTCTGTCAG TTGTGTTCCTATTGGAGATGCTAGCGATCCAGTCACCGAGGAAGTTGTAAGTGTTGGAACTCTACAAGAGCTTGTGGACAGAGTTCGTGCTGACAAATCCAAAAAAAAG GCCATCCTTTTCCGGAACGTTGTAGAGATTACGTCTATTAGAACCAAGAACAGCTGGTATCTTTTCGCGTGTTCCGGTAGCCAATGTCGTAGGGGACTAACAAGAGAGGGCGGTTACTTCGTTTGCAAAGCGTGCAAATCGAAGGTTGACTATCCAAGGACGAG GTTTCGGATTCAAGCGGATGTAACTGATGGAACGATGAGCACCGTTGTCACCCTCTTTGATGAGGTTGCTGAGCAGTTGGTCAAGAGGACCGCAAAATCCTTAGTAGAAGAGCAGCTAAAT GATACTTCTCTAGATGCTCCCATATTACCCTCCGCCCTCGAATCCCTTATTGGAACAAAACACACTTTTGAGATAAAGAGCCACACATACTACCGTTATGGAGAATATGAGAGCTTCAATTGTGCGAAGATTGTCGGCCCTGGTTTGGATGATACAGATGGGAACGTTAAGTGTGTCACGTCGGATTTGGGTACCATACCATCTGACTCCCCAAAGCGTGGTTCGAGCCTCCCGCCTCCCGCCTCCGACACCCGGAACTGGACGCAAACTTAG